The following proteins come from a genomic window of Ilumatobacter coccineus YM16-304:
- a CDS encoding VWA domain-containing protein: MTGRTPPTFAPVERHDLPLPRVSDAERRRRWLLVLGSQSDPADSETGDAQAADDGADGSAEGPGDGSADGGSSASAPDRSGAPGGLTGDDRRIDAALGALYDRQDRESSGGRKASGQRSGGLGRSKPGVVRWLGDIRRYFPTDVVKVLQRDAVERLDLKQLMLEPELLQAIEPDIGLVTLLVELNKMLPDETRATARQVIAKVLADVEARLTDQTRRAVTGALARSAKTRRPRPGDIDWPHTIAANLKHWLPEQRTIVPEQLIGHGRRQQSLARDVVIAVDQSGSMAESVVYASLFAAVLAQLPTLRTRFIAFDTAITDLTPFLHDPVEVLFGVQLGGGTDIASAVTYCQRQIERPRKSVFVLISDLYEGGNGDLMRQRVGEMVASGVNVIVLLALSDEGTPAHDHAHAEALVALGATVMATTPDEFPDVLAAALY; encoded by the coding sequence ATGACCGGCCGGACGCCGCCGACGTTCGCCCCCGTCGAGCGCCACGACCTGCCGCTGCCTCGCGTGTCGGATGCCGAGCGGCGTCGCCGATGGCTGCTCGTGCTCGGCAGCCAGTCCGATCCTGCCGACAGCGAGACCGGCGACGCTCAAGCGGCGGACGACGGTGCCGACGGGAGCGCCGAAGGCCCGGGTGACGGGAGCGCCGATGGTGGCTCGTCGGCGTCGGCACCCGATCGATCCGGGGCACCGGGAGGGCTGACTGGCGACGACCGCCGGATCGACGCCGCCCTCGGTGCGCTCTACGACCGCCAAGACCGCGAGAGCAGCGGCGGCCGCAAGGCGTCGGGGCAGCGCAGCGGTGGTCTCGGCCGATCGAAGCCCGGCGTCGTGCGATGGCTCGGCGACATCCGCCGCTACTTCCCGACCGACGTCGTCAAGGTGCTGCAACGCGACGCCGTCGAACGACTCGACCTCAAGCAGTTGATGCTCGAACCCGAGCTGCTGCAGGCGATCGAACCCGACATCGGCCTCGTGACGCTGCTGGTCGAACTCAACAAGATGCTGCCCGACGAGACCCGGGCCACCGCCCGGCAGGTCATCGCCAAGGTGCTGGCCGACGTCGAGGCCCGTCTGACCGACCAGACCCGCCGCGCGGTGACCGGAGCGCTGGCCCGGTCGGCCAAGACCCGGCGGCCGCGGCCCGGTGACATCGACTGGCCGCACACCATCGCTGCCAACCTCAAGCACTGGCTGCCCGAGCAGCGCACGATCGTGCCCGAGCAGTTGATCGGCCACGGGCGCCGCCAGCAGAGCCTGGCGCGAGACGTCGTCATCGCCGTCGACCAGTCGGGGTCGATGGCCGAGTCGGTGGTCTACGCCTCGCTCTTCGCCGCGGTGCTGGCACAGCTCCCCACCCTGCGCACCCGGTTCATCGCCTTCGACACGGCGATCACCGACCTCACGCCGTTCCTCCACGACCCGGTCGAGGTGCTGTTCGGCGTGCAGTTGGGCGGCGGCACCGACATCGCGTCGGCGGTCACGTACTGCCAACGCCAGATCGAGCGCCCGCGCAAGAGCGTGTTCGTGCTCATCTCCGACCTGTACGAAGGTGGCAACGGCGACCTGATGCGGCAGCGTGTGGGCGAGATGGTGGCCTCCGGTGTCAACGTCATCGTGCTGCTCGCGCTCAGCGACGAAGGCACCCCGGCGCACGATCACGCGCACGCCGAAGCCCTCGTCGCGCTCGGTGCCACGGTCATGGCCACGACCCCCGACGAGTTCCCCGACGTGCTGGCCGCCGCGCTCTATTGA
- a CDS encoding cobalamin-dependent protein (Presence of a B(12) (cobalamin)-binding domain implies dependence on cobalamin itself, in one of its several forms, or in some unusual lineages, dependence on a cobalamin-like analog.): MATTLTLHEAAEELGVHYMTAYRYVRLGLLDAEKVGGTWQVGSDAVERFRDGEQNGPVERGTPAPWAERFEARLVAADGAGAWGVVEAALAAGADLDGLYLDVVAPAMVSIGERWETGELDVAVEHAASGIVTRIMGRLGHRFSRRGRSRGTVVLGAPADETHALPVAILGDLLRLRGWNVLDLGANTPSASFVYAAKAADVVAVGISVTNSESLDSAAAACAAMKEADPATKIIVGGRVVRDGEHAMSLGADGWAANGADLHALLMSWARLTR; the protein is encoded by the coding sequence ATGGCAACGACGCTGACTCTTCACGAAGCCGCCGAAGAACTCGGCGTCCACTACATGACCGCGTACCGGTACGTGCGGCTCGGACTCCTCGATGCCGAGAAGGTCGGTGGCACCTGGCAGGTCGGTTCCGATGCGGTCGAGCGCTTTCGAGACGGTGAGCAGAACGGCCCCGTCGAACGTGGTACTCCGGCGCCCTGGGCGGAGCGTTTCGAGGCCCGTCTGGTCGCCGCCGACGGTGCCGGAGCGTGGGGCGTCGTCGAAGCGGCGCTCGCTGCCGGTGCCGATCTCGACGGGCTGTATCTCGACGTCGTCGCACCGGCGATGGTGTCGATCGGCGAACGTTGGGAGACCGGCGAACTCGATGTGGCGGTCGAGCATGCGGCGAGCGGGATCGTCACGCGGATCATGGGTCGCCTGGGGCACCGTTTCTCCCGCCGAGGCCGGTCACGCGGCACGGTGGTGCTCGGTGCGCCGGCCGACGAGACCCATGCCCTTCCTGTCGCGATCCTGGGCGACCTGCTCCGACTGCGGGGGTGGAACGTGCTCGACCTCGGGGCCAACACGCCGTCGGCGTCGTTCGTCTACGCCGCCAAGGCCGCCGATGTCGTGGCCGTCGGCATCTCCGTCACCAACAGCGAGTCGTTGGACTCGGCTGCCGCAGCGTGCGCGGCCATGAAGGAGGCCGATCCGGCCACCAAGATCATCGTCGGCGGTCGCGTCGTGCGAGACGGCGAGCATGCGATGTCGCTGGGGGCCGACGGCTGGGCGGCGAACGGAGCCGATCTGCACGCGCTGCTCATGTCGTGGGCGCGGCTGACGCGCTAG